The genomic DNA TGAGTCGATCCCTGAACATATCTTTGAGCATGCGTCGGCCTTAGTACTGACGGCCTATCTCGTTCGTTGCAAAGACGGTGATCCGATGCCGGAAGCGACCATGCGTGCCATCGAACATGCCAAAAAGCATAACGTCCCTGTGGTGATGACGTTGGGCACCAAGTATGTGATTGAACAAAATCCACAATGGTGGCGTGATTTTCTTGCTGAGCACGTCAGTGTGGTGGCGATGAACGAAGATGAAGGCGAAGCGCTCACGGGTGAAAGTGACCCGCTGCTCGCGGCTGACGCTGCGTTGCAATGGGTGGATATGGTGCTTTGCACCGCTGGCCCGATTGGCCTATACATGGCGGGGTATAGTGAAGATAAAGCCAAACGCGAAACCTCACTGCCTTTATTACCCGGGGCCATTCCCGAATTCAATATGTATGAGTTCAGCCGCCCAATGATCAAAGCCGATTGCGAAAACCCGATTAAGATTTATTCGCACATTGCGCCTTACATGGGTGGACCAGAACGGATCAAAAACACCAATGGTGCGGGTGACGGTGCCCTGTCTGCGTTGCTGCACGATATGTCAGCTAACCGCTATCACCGTGATAACGTGCCAAACTCAAGCAAACATCAGTACCCATTTTTGACTTACTCATCGTTTTCTCAGGTGTGTAAATACGCTAACCGTGTTAGCTATGAGGTGCTGGCGCAGCACTCTCCGCGTTTGTCTCGTGGCTTGCCGGAGCGCGAAGATAGCTTGGAAGAGGCTTACTGGGAACGTTAAT from Salinivibrio kushneri includes the following:
- a CDS encoding inosine/guanosine kinase; the encoded protein is MKFPGQRKSKHYFPVHARDPLLNPASERGFKRPHVIGIDQTLVDIEAKVSDDFLERYGLSKGHSLVIDDERAEALYQELKDNNLVTHEFAGGTIGNTLHNYSALADDQSILLGVMSQDIRIGSYSYRYLCNTSSRMDLNYLQPVEGPIGRCYALIGDCGERTFAINEGLMNQLRPESIPEHIFEHASALVLTAYLVRCKDGDPMPEATMRAIEHAKKHNVPVVMTLGTKYVIEQNPQWWRDFLAEHVSVVAMNEDEGEALTGESDPLLAADAALQWVDMVLCTAGPIGLYMAGYSEDKAKRETSLPLLPGAIPEFNMYEFSRPMIKADCENPIKIYSHIAPYMGGPERIKNTNGAGDGALSALLHDMSANRYHRDNVPNSSKHQYPFLTYSSFSQVCKYANRVSYEVLAQHSPRLSRGLPEREDSLEEAYWER